The following are encoded together in the Candidatus Methylomirabilis oxygeniifera genome:
- a CDS encoding N-6 DNA methylase produces the protein MITSMRYDINISKLISDLRRRLGISQEKLAAQLRVSLPTINRWEKGKTRPDAMALHVIEQYLQRLGPAYNDLLELYFGDQVATLPGIDIPVPPPRKRTKRGKRAGGTDVGRPKASISPSLDTKSMEGLLWKAACSIRGEKDAPKFKDYILPLVFIKRLSDVFEDEMAGLTETYEGNEERARTVLEADHGVVRFYIPPQATWPVVSSRQMFEWPEGKRPKTLGEQLTTTVRAIARLNPSLQGVIDIVDYNEIRNGEREISDGALSRLIELLSDPRYRMGLHDVEPDFLGRAYEYLLRKFAEGQGQSAGEFFTPKEVGWLIAYLMRPKQGEEVNDPCCGSGGLLIKCELVLKGQEEEIARPLRLYGQELTGSSFAIARMNMVLHDMEGEIVRGNSMANPKFLDGSSLRRFDIVVTNPMWNQDNFDPASYENDPFERFVERGGFAPASSADWAWLQHVHASLNDAGRAAVVIDTGAASRGSGSQGENKEKTIRRWFVDRDAIEGVILLPDNLFYNTTAAGIIILLNRQKAKGRQGRVILINASTEFEKGRPKNFIPDASVKKIAEAFHAGKDVERFVKVASIEEIAKNDYNLSPSRYIETTAPTEHRDIQTVLDDLSKLDAEVKQLDSELKEIFIGLGYRCGA, from the coding sequence ATGATAACCTCCATGAGGTATGACATTAATATTTCCAAGCTCATTAGTGATCTGCGCCGGCGTTTAGGCATTAGTCAGGAGAAACTGGCTGCGCAGCTCCGCGTGTCGCTTCCGACCATCAACCGGTGGGAAAAGGGCAAGACGAGACCGGATGCTATGGCCCTTCATGTCATCGAGCAGTACCTCCAGAGGCTCGGCCCGGCATACAACGATCTGCTCGAGCTGTATTTCGGCGATCAAGTCGCCACCCTCCCGGGAATCGACATCCCTGTCCCTCCGCCTCGCAAGCGCACGAAGCGCGGCAAGAGGGCCGGCGGAACAGACGTCGGCCGTCCGAAAGCATCAATCAGTCCGAGTCTCGATACAAAATCTATGGAAGGTCTTCTCTGGAAGGCGGCCTGCTCTATCCGGGGCGAGAAAGACGCGCCGAAATTCAAGGATTACATCTTGCCACTGGTTTTTATCAAGCGGCTCTCCGATGTCTTCGAGGATGAAATGGCCGGACTGACCGAAACCTACGAAGGGAACGAGGAGAGAGCCCGCACAGTGCTTGAAGCGGACCACGGCGTCGTTCGCTTTTACATCCCACCACAGGCCACGTGGCCTGTGGTCAGTAGCCGGCAGATGTTCGAATGGCCTGAAGGTAAAAGACCCAAGACGCTGGGCGAGCAGCTCACGACGACCGTCCGCGCCATTGCGCGACTGAACCCCTCCCTCCAGGGGGTGATCGACATCGTCGACTATAACGAGATCCGCAACGGCGAACGAGAGATCAGCGATGGGGCGCTGTCTCGCCTTATCGAGTTACTGAGCGACCCGCGCTATCGTATGGGGCTTCACGACGTCGAACCCGACTTCCTCGGACGCGCCTACGAGTACCTGCTGCGCAAATTTGCAGAAGGCCAGGGGCAGAGCGCTGGCGAGTTCTTCACGCCCAAAGAGGTCGGGTGGCTCATCGCCTATCTCATGAGGCCGAAACAGGGGGAGGAGGTAAACGACCCATGCTGCGGGTCCGGCGGACTCCTCATCAAGTGTGAGCTTGTGCTCAAAGGGCAGGAGGAAGAGATCGCCCGGCCCCTTAGGCTATACGGCCAGGAATTGACAGGGTCCTCCTTCGCCATCGCCCGGATGAACATGGTCCTGCACGACATGGAGGGGGAGATCGTCCGTGGCAACTCGATGGCCAACCCGAAGTTTCTTGATGGATCGAGCCTCAGGCGTTTCGACATCGTGGTCACCAATCCGATGTGGAACCAGGACAATTTCGACCCCGCATCGTATGAAAACGATCCATTCGAGCGCTTTGTGGAGCGCGGCGGATTTGCCCCTGCCTCGAGCGCCGACTGGGCCTGGCTCCAGCATGTCCACGCCTCGCTCAATGACGCTGGCCGCGCGGCTGTGGTCATTGATACGGGGGCCGCCAGCCGGGGCAGCGGAAGCCAAGGCGAAAATAAGGAAAAAACCATCCGCCGCTGGTTTGTGGACCGCGACGCGATCGAGGGCGTCATCCTCCTCCCGGACAATCTTTTCTACAACACCACAGCAGCCGGGATCATCATCCTCCTCAACCGACAGAAAGCCAAAGGCCGACAGGGCCGCGTGATTCTGATCAACGCCAGCACCGAATTCGAGAAAGGCCGCCCGAAAAACTTCATTCCCGATGCGTCGGTCAAGAAGATCGCTGAGGCGTTCCATGCAGGCAAGGACGTTGAACGCTTCGTCAAGGTCGCCAGTATCGAGGAGATCGCCAAGAACGACTATAATCTCTCGCCTTCGCGCTACATCGAAACCACCGCGCCGACCGAGCATCGCGACATCCAGACAGTCCTGGATGACCTTTCGAAGCTGGACGCGGAAGTGAAGCAATTGGATAGTGAGCTGAAGGAGATCTTCATAGGACTCGGATATCGATGCGGGGCTTAG
- a CDS encoding protein of unknown function (Evidence 5 : No homology to any previously reported sequences): MGVYYHLSSRVSPHWGLLAGEIIHNLRGALDHLVWDLSILHSMREPLDSGGRPQRTQFPICRNASGWNDRNVQRMVSHVSPSHCAIIEQLQPYRGWDGPRVHPLLSLNDLSNTDKHRVLRFVTLVPSNWKATIRLETVRDCEVVGESGTSHIPGRPLEPGAELLRFPLRVAGPNPHVDVNFELSVYIGLFDRTPIRETLAQIVDFVRHTLSLFEPDLATPTAVALREEIEKSRWQPPLKIPMERS; this comes from the coding sequence ATGGGTGTGTACTATCATCTCAGTTCCAGAGTGTCCCCCCATTGGGGTCTGTTAGCGGGCGAAATAATACACAATCTGCGGGGTGCCCTCGATCACCTCGTGTGGGATCTCTCGATCCTTCACTCGATGCGTGAGCCGCTGGACTCAGGAGGGCGACCGCAGCGTACTCAGTTTCCCATATGTCGAAATGCATCTGGTTGGAACGACCGGAACGTCCAGCGTATGGTAAGCCACGTAAGCCCCTCGCACTGCGCAATTATTGAACAGTTGCAGCCGTATCGCGGATGGGACGGTCCACGCGTACACCCCCTGCTATCTCTTAATGATCTATCAAACACTGACAAACACAGAGTATTGAGGTTCGTGACCCTGGTGCCCTCCAATTGGAAGGCTACAATTCGACTGGAAACTGTGCGCGATTGCGAGGTCGTTGGTGAATCTGGAACATCTCATATCCCGGGACGCCCACTGGAGCCTGGTGCAGAGTTGTTGCGCTTCCCCCTTAGGGTTGCTGGACCCAATCCTCATGTGGATGTGAACTTCGAGCTTTCAGTCTATATAGGCTTGTTCGATAGAACCCCGATACGAGAAACCCTTGCTCAGATCGTTGATTTTGTTAGACACACGCTCTCTCTATTCGAACCAGACTTAGCAACGCCGACCGCTGTCGCGCTCAGGGAAGAGATTGAGAAGTCACGGTGGCAACCACCTCTCAAGATTCCCATGGAGCGGTCGTAG
- the cspA gene encoding Cold shock protein, DNA binding (Evidence 2a : Function of homologous gene experimentally demonstrated in an other organism; PubMedId : 10618253, 1597410, 2404279; Product type f : factor) — protein sequence MKGKVKWFNVTKRFGFIVRDDGGQDAFVHASDVEGGATPRENDDVEFDLGQDDRGRAKAVRVRILRG from the coding sequence ATGAAAGGCAAAGTGAAGTGGTTCAACGTGACAAAGCGCTTTGGGTTTATCGTGCGGGACGACGGCGGGCAGGATGCGTTTGTTCACGCGAGCGACGTGGAGGGGGGCGCCACCCCGAGGGAAAACGACGACGTCGAGTTTGACCTGGGTCAGGACGATCGCGGCCGCGCAAAAGCGGTCCGGGTCCGAATTCTTCGCGGGTAA
- a CDS encoding protein of unknown function (Evidence 5 : No homology to any previously reported sequences), with translation MLFITCYLCLLMQFRDLRLDTNG, from the coding sequence TTGCTTTTTATCACGTGTTACCTGTGTCTTTTGATGCAATTCCGGGATCTGCGCCTGGATACCAACGGCTAG
- a CDS encoding protein of unknown function (Evidence 5 : No homology to any previously reported sequences): MLNPELLELAITRIRIEFDGRRERFSREVQEIQQELALQGLGTSGGLKEKTGQALMRELDIRALLAWKVLSRIVSGQSLAIDVGLNRQLKEEIASQLAADCDDLITIHRFASENLRGNALPSFDAMRERTLAKIWSEIDIALLATQRSQETGETQSIINIHGALNKKLDLARQWGQVRENVKQQQTAVFNLLAPTRPLTALNQVRAQFEAAFRQFQAKPTAESAIQVQELGQQLLQLAQQTPGFDLPSQAFQDLVADVQHALEAITRVAQTQPSEMAIHRQITDLKQQQAEALTSIDKRIQEPSQAGQAQNQQLEPFDVFISHASEDKDAIARPLYQELNAQGVRVWFDEAVLELGDSLRRKIDEGLTKCRYGVVILSPHFFRKQWPQKELDGLVARETASGEKAVLPVWHETDRDGVLAYSPTLADRVAAQSAEGVAVVAAKILAVLKK; encoded by the coding sequence ATGTTAAACCCTGAGCTACTTGAACTCGCTATAACGCGAATCCGAATCGAATTTGACGGACGGCGGGAAAGATTTAGCCGAGAGGTCCAAGAAATCCAGCAGGAGCTGGCTCTTCAGGGCCTTGGGACGTCGGGGGGATTAAAGGAGAAAACCGGACAGGCGCTCATGCGCGAACTGGACATCCGGGCACTGCTGGCTTGGAAAGTGCTGAGCCGTATTGTATCAGGTCAATCGTTAGCTATCGATGTTGGGCTCAATCGTCAGCTTAAAGAGGAGATTGCTAGTCAACTGGCCGCTGACTGTGACGACCTGATCACGATACATCGTTTCGCTAGTGAGAACTTGCGTGGCAATGCCCTCCCCTCGTTTGATGCTATGCGAGAAAGGACCTTAGCTAAAATCTGGTCAGAGATTGACATCGCCCTACTGGCCACGCAACGCAGTCAGGAGACAGGGGAGACTCAATCGATCATCAACATTCACGGCGCGTTGAACAAAAAGCTGGACCTAGCGCGGCAATGGGGACAAGTGCGGGAGAATGTCAAGCAACAACAGACAGCGGTTTTCAACCTTCTTGCTCCTACCCGACCGCTGACGGCTCTAAACCAGGTAAGGGCGCAGTTCGAGGCGGCTTTCCGACAATTTCAAGCCAAGCCGACTGCTGAATCGGCGATCCAGGTCCAGGAACTGGGTCAGCAACTTTTGCAACTCGCTCAACAGACACCGGGTTTCGATCTGCCTTCCCAGGCGTTTCAGGATCTGGTGGCCGACGTGCAGCACGCGCTTGAGGCTATCACGAGGGTGGCGCAAACCCAACCCTCCGAGATGGCGATTCATCGGCAAATCACGGACCTCAAACAGCAGCAGGCCGAGGCCCTCACATCGATCGACAAGCGAATCCAAGAGCCCAGTCAAGCGGGGCAGGCGCAGAACCAGCAACTCGAACCATTCGACGTCTTCATTTCGCATGCGTCCGAGGACAAAGATGCGATCGCGCGACCGCTGTATCAGGAACTCAACGCTCAGGGCGTGAGGGTGTGGTTTGACGAGGCGGTCCTGGAACTGGGCGATAGCTTGCGCCGCAAGATCGACGAAGGCCTCACGAAATGCCGGTATGGGGTGGTCATCCTAAGCCCTCACTTCTTTCGGAAACAGTGGCCGCAGAAAGAGCTTGACGGGCTCGTCGCTCGTGAGACGGCGTCGGGCGAGAAGGCTGTGCTGCCTGTGTGGCACGAGACCGATCGTGACGGCGTCCTGGCTTACTCGCCGACCCTGGCTGATCGAGTCGCAGCGCAGTCTGCGGAGGGAGTGGCAGTTGTAGCTGCGAAGATACTGGCGGTCCTGAAGAAATAG
- a CDS encoding putative transcriptional regulator (Evidence 3 : Function proposed based on presence of conserved amino acid motif, structural feature or limited homology): MSVSLDEIRRWMDSKEDEHLEFKEAKNSYEFEELVRYCVALANEGGGRMVLGITNKLPRRIVGSRAFEHLERTKSGLIERLHLRIEIDEVLHPDGRVLVISVPPRPIGMPIQYKGAYWMRGGEALVPMTPDQLKRIFDEAGPDFSAELCPPAMPADLDPLAVQRFREMWRRKSGNEALAQLSGEQLLKDAELIVNGSVTYAALILLGTRQAIGRHLAQSEVIFEYRSSEASIPYQQRKEYRQGFFLFNDDLWDTINLRNEVQHFQDGLYVWDIPTFNEMVVREAILNAVSHRDYRLAGSVFVRQLPRKLEVISPGGFPPGVTPENILRKQVPRNRRIAEVFARCGLVERAGQGADRMFRQCIRESKPRPDFSGTDDYQVFLTLRGDVQDPVFLRFLEKIGKETLASFTLEDLLVLDLVHREQRIAPVLKDRLAILRDRGVIETVGHGKGARYLLSRRFHQFMGRKGAYTRRRGLDRETNKTLLARHIEENETEGSQLRELMQVLPALSRAQVQTLLRELKSEGRIHNVGHTKASRWYPGADPGIASKDTGNT, from the coding sequence ATGAGTGTAAGTCTAGACGAGATCCGAAGGTGGATGGACAGCAAGGAAGACGAGCACCTTGAGTTCAAGGAAGCGAAGAACAGTTACGAATTTGAGGAGTTGGTCAGGTACTGCGTCGCGCTGGCTAACGAAGGCGGCGGCCGGATGGTTCTCGGTATTACGAACAAGCTACCGAGACGGATCGTCGGCAGTCGCGCGTTCGAACATCTGGAACGCACCAAGTCGGGGCTTATCGAACGTCTGCATTTGCGCATTGAGATTGACGAGGTATTGCATCCAGATGGTCGGGTCCTTGTGATTTCAGTGCCGCCTCGTCCAATTGGCATGCCGATCCAATACAAGGGCGCCTACTGGATGCGGGGTGGCGAGGCGTTGGTGCCGATGACACCCGATCAACTTAAACGCATTTTCGATGAAGCCGGACCAGATTTTTCGGCCGAACTCTGCCCCCCTGCGATGCCTGCTGATCTCGATCCATTGGCTGTCCAACGCTTCCGTGAGATGTGGCGCCGTAAATCCGGAAATGAGGCTCTTGCGCAACTTTCAGGTGAGCAGCTCTTGAAGGATGCGGAGTTGATCGTGAACGGCAGCGTTACTTATGCCGCCTTGATCCTTCTTGGGACCAGGCAAGCAATTGGTAGGCACTTGGCACAGTCAGAGGTAATCTTCGAGTATCGGTCCAGTGAGGCCTCAATTCCTTATCAGCAACGTAAAGAGTACCGACAAGGCTTTTTTCTCTTTAACGACGATTTATGGGATACGATCAACCTTCGCAATGAAGTCCAGCATTTTCAGGATGGTCTTTATGTGTGGGATATCCCTACTTTCAATGAGATGGTAGTTCGCGAGGCAATCCTCAACGCGGTCAGCCATCGTGATTATCGTCTAGCAGGGTCAGTCTTTGTCCGTCAGTTGCCTCGAAAGTTGGAGGTCATCAGCCCTGGCGGTTTCCCGCCTGGTGTTACACCCGAAAACATCTTAAGAAAGCAAGTTCCCCGGAACCGCCGAATCGCAGAGGTGTTTGCCAGGTGCGGGCTGGTTGAGCGCGCAGGTCAAGGAGCCGACCGAATGTTTAGGCAGTGCATCAGGGAAAGCAAACCTCGACCTGATTTCTCGGGGACCGATGACTACCAGGTGTTCCTTACCCTCCGGGGTGATGTTCAAGACCCTGTGTTTCTACGATTTCTTGAGAAGATCGGCAAGGAAACCTTGGCATCGTTTACACTCGAAGATCTGCTTGTTTTGGACTTGGTTCATAGGGAGCAACGGATCGCCCCAGTATTGAAAGATCGGTTAGCCATCTTAAGGGATCGGGGCGTCATTGAGACCGTAGGCCATGGCAAGGGAGCCCGCTACCTTCTGTCAAGGCGGTTCCACCAATTTATGGGTAGGAAAGGCGCCTATACTCGAAGACGGGGTCTTGATCGCGAAACGAATAAGACGCTACTTGCGAGGCACATTGAGGAAAATGAGACAGAGGGTAGCCAACTCCGGGAGTTGATGCAGGTCCTGCCGGCACTGTCGAGAGCCCAAGTCCAGACATTACTCAGAGAACTTAAATCCGAGGGGCGAATTCACAATGTCGGTCACACCAAGGCTAGCCGTTGGTATCCAGGCGCAGATCCCGGAATTGCATCAAAAGACACAGGTAACACGTGA
- a CDS encoding protein of unknown function (Evidence 5 : No homology to any previously reported sequences), whose product MKSRLTPYYIGLVYDTCLKSFWRKKALSKFLRQCGISESFIATWGSEETKRDFLDRVFTELPKTDQGRSGLLRIATHLMDQQTFPDLQNWEDSAQKIKAAHDAVTRLRVYHSQQEDELQSEEEKQKAKEEFRKRQGQVSRSQQSLKKLNDRLTELGTRLGDQQAGYDFQNWFYDLVDFSEIPNRKPYVHAGRQIDGSLTLSGTTYLVELKFTTEQAGANDIDTFFKKVTSKADNTMGIMVSISGYSSVALQEASGERTPILLFDHNHLYLILGGIMGLADVVERVRRHASQTGEAYLAASEFSG is encoded by the coding sequence GTGAAGTCTCGATTGACACCATACTACATTGGCTTGGTTTACGACACCTGCCTGAAGTCATTCTGGAGGAAGAAAGCGTTGTCGAAGTTTCTCCGCCAGTGTGGGATTTCCGAGTCGTTCATAGCGACGTGGGGGTCTGAGGAGACAAAGAGAGACTTCCTTGATCGCGTCTTTACTGAGCTTCCGAAGACCGACCAAGGGCGCTCAGGGCTCTTGCGAATTGCCACCCACCTAATGGATCAACAAACTTTTCCGGATCTCCAGAATTGGGAAGACTCGGCGCAGAAAATCAAGGCCGCGCACGATGCCGTCACACGCCTGCGCGTGTACCACTCCCAGCAAGAGGACGAACTGCAATCGGAAGAAGAGAAACAGAAAGCCAAGGAGGAATTTCGAAAACGTCAGGGGCAAGTCAGTCGCTCCCAACAGTCCCTCAAAAAACTCAATGACCGATTGACCGAATTGGGTACGAGGCTCGGAGATCAACAGGCAGGATATGATTTCCAGAACTGGTTCTACGACCTGGTCGATTTCTCCGAAATTCCTAATCGTAAGCCCTATGTCCACGCAGGTCGCCAGATCGACGGCTCGCTGACGCTTTCCGGTACCACTTACCTCGTAGAGCTGAAATTCACCACCGAACAAGCGGGCGCCAACGATATCGACACCTTTTTCAAGAAGGTTACTTCAAAGGCGGACAATACGATGGGCATCATGGTTTCGATCTCCGGGTACTCGTCAGTCGCCCTACAGGAAGCATCAGGAGAAAGAACTCCGATTCTACTGTTTGACCACAACCATCTGTATCTGATCCTTGGTGGAATCATGGGCCTTGCGGACGTTGTTGAGCGTGTGAGAAGACACGCGTCGCAGACAGGGGAGGCGTATCTTGCCGCTAGTGAATTCAGCGGTTAA
- a CDS encoding protein of unknown function (Evidence 5 : No homology to any previously reported sequences), protein MGTQRINSKSILLFGVDLTWERTHATRRVSAQDLVSCMGNEGKKVLGAQCGDVR, encoded by the coding sequence GTGGGAACACAGCGAATCAACTCCAAATCTATTCTTCTTTTTGGCGTTGACCTTACGTGGGAACGAACCCATGCGACCCGAAGGGTCAGCGCTCAGGATCTGGTAAGTTGTATGGGGAACGAAGGGAAAAAGGTGCTGGGGGCACAGTGCGGGGATGTGAGGTGA
- a CDS encoding putative Restriction modification system DNA specificity domain (Evidence 3 : Function proposed based on presence of conserved amino acid motif, structural feature or limited homology): MRTVTKAYRRSRQRSQFLTLERAAQNGSGIPDGWRTVPLRSLCLATELTDPTKSPATSFQYIDVSAVSNDLWKITGSTEHLGTTAPSRARKLVGANDVIFATVRPMLRRIAMIPEYLDGQIVSTAFCVLRANPTQADSRFIYYTLLTDEFIERIGNLQRGASYPAVTDGDILGQEILVPPLAEQHAIAAVLSKIQAAVEVQDKLVAALKELKAATTAKLFCEGLRGEPLKQTEIGEIPESWEVMRLCELASIERGKFTHRPRNEPRFYGGAIPFIQTGDVAKSNGRIRTYSQTLNEEGLAISRLFPKGTIVLTIAANIADTAILEFDSAFPDSLVGITPDGTMDAAFLECYLRTQKADMNHLAPKGTQKNININFLKPWSTPRPSIEEQQEIAHSLRCLDNKLELAWARRDTLKSLFSSMLHLLMTGQVRVSTAIEPIEAVLQAKGNVKP, translated from the coding sequence ATGAGGACTGTCACAAAGGCGTACCGACGCTCTCGTCAAAGGTCTCAGTTTTTGACTTTGGAACGGGCAGCCCAAAACGGTTCCGGAATACCGGATGGCTGGAGAACAGTTCCTCTTCGCTCGCTCTGTCTGGCAACTGAGCTTACCGACCCAACGAAGAGCCCCGCCACATCGTTTCAATACATTGATGTCTCGGCAGTATCCAATGATCTGTGGAAGATTACAGGTTCCACGGAGCACTTGGGAACAACAGCTCCTAGTCGGGCACGCAAACTTGTGGGGGCCAATGACGTGATTTTTGCGACCGTGCGCCCAATGCTGAGGCGCATTGCTATGATTCCGGAGTACCTTGACGGTCAGATTGTGTCCACTGCCTTTTGCGTCCTCCGAGCTAATCCTACGCAGGCGGATTCTCGATTTATCTACTATACCCTCTTGACGGACGAATTCATCGAGCGTATCGGCAACCTGCAGCGAGGCGCCAGTTATCCGGCTGTAACCGATGGTGACATCCTAGGGCAGGAGATACTTGTTCCTCCTCTTGCTGAGCAGCACGCTATTGCGGCGGTGCTGTCCAAGATTCAAGCGGCGGTAGAGGTACAAGACAAGCTCGTCGCCGCGCTCAAGGAACTTAAGGCCGCAACCACGGCCAAGCTTTTTTGTGAAGGCCTGCGAGGCGAACCCCTCAAGCAAACCGAAATCGGCGAGATCCCCGAGAGCTGGGAGGTGATGAGACTCTGTGAACTAGCGAGCATCGAGCGTGGAAAGTTTACCCATCGTCCTCGGAATGAGCCGCGATTCTATGGGGGGGCGATCCCATTTATTCAGACTGGGGACGTTGCCAAATCGAACGGGCGCATTCGGACCTATTCGCAGACACTTAATGAAGAAGGTCTGGCGATCAGCCGACTATTCCCGAAAGGAACGATCGTGCTCACCATTGCGGCAAATATCGCTGACACGGCGATTCTGGAATTCGATAGCGCCTTTCCGGACAGCCTAGTTGGAATCACTCCAGATGGAACTATGGATGCCGCTTTCCTGGAATGCTATCTCCGCACGCAGAAAGCGGACATGAACCATCTGGCTCCAAAGGGGACGCAGAAGAATATCAACATTAACTTTCTCAAACCATGGTCGACCCCCAGACCCTCTATCGAAGAGCAGCAAGAGATCGCACATAGCTTGCGCTGTCTGGATAACAAGCTGGAGTTGGCATGGGCAAGGCGCGATACTCTTAAGTCACTTTTCTCTTCCATGCTCCACCTGCTCATGACCGGCCAAGTTCGAGTGAGCACCGCTATTGAGCCCATTGAAGCCGTGCTACAGGCAAAGGGTAATGTTAAACCCTGA
- a CDS encoding protein of unknown function (Evidence 5 : No homology to any previously reported sequences) has translation MVEILRDIYRVSFSGSYKRFDFLIESFKVLFAPMEFEPTAWHGSHEISLPSWQQGLLVGNLPTLWDVTQCGGLERFDASHC, from the coding sequence TTGGTCGAAATTTTGCGTGATATCTATCGGGTCTCTTTTTCCGGGAGTTACAAACGCTTCGACTTCCTGATCGAGTCGTTTAAGGTGTTGTTCGCCCCGATGGAATTTGAGCCAACAGCCTGGCATGGAAGTCATGAGATATCTTTACCCTCTTGGCAACAAGGATTGCTGGTGGGCAACCTCCCAACTCTCTGGGATGTCACCCAATGTGGTGGTCTTGAAAGGTTCGACGCGAGTCACTGCTAA